In a single window of the Bactrocera dorsalis isolate Fly_Bdor chromosome 2, ASM2337382v1, whole genome shotgun sequence genome:
- the LOC105226031 gene encoding fatty acid synthase, with amino-acid sequence MSSNNETQKLDLSLIKETASKKHKKYSRSFPESEGDEIVISGMAGKFPNSHNIAEFERNLYNKIDMVDDDERRWRHFHPEIPKRSGKIYNLEKFDATFFGVHFKQAHTMDPQTRILIETAYEAVIDAGINPKSLCGTKTGVYIGSCISESEKTWFYEKVSSGGFGMTGCSRAMMANRISYCLGLQGPSFLLDTACSSSMYALDNAFSALRNGEIDAAIIGGSNLILHPFVTLQFARLGVLAPNGYCRPFDKNASGYTRSEAISCLFLQRKRDAKRIYASVVYSKTNCDGYKPEGITFPSGKLQEQLIAEFYNEIDIKPNDLGYLEAHSTGTVVGDPEECRAIDSILCSRREKPLLVGSVKSNIGHSEAASAVCSLVKACLAFKNGKIAPNINFTEVKPEITALSEGRLIVVKDVVDLEKSYIAVNSFGFGGANAHVLLKGYDKKKINCGVPNDDIPRLLTWAGRTEDSVNYVFNAIENQPLDAEFFALLHNIQKEEVSGMVFRGYAVFVKNGTDLVKTQVRDVHHFTGIKRPIVWVFSGMGSQWAEMGASLLQIPTFLHSIEQSHKTLQSKGLDLMNILTSADHSTFENIMHSFVGIAAIQIGLVDVLRSLNIEPDYIIGHSVGELGCGYADGCFTAEQMILAAYYRGKVSLEIEKIKGSMAAVGMGYRKIINIIPDGIEVACRNSAESCTISGPAEDIAKFVEELKAKNIFAKEVPCSNIAYHSRYIAHMGPDLFKYLQQIIPDPKPRSSKWLSTSVPKEDWEQFGRNLCSAEYHTNNLLNSVLFEETFEMLPKNSLTIEIAPHGLLQAILKRSMPNGIHIPLTQRNNSNNTLFFLTALGKLFSSGVTFPVENLYSKIEFPVSKGTPGISSLIRWDHSEDWFVTKYENMKTKSSGERLFKINLSSDNEEFMSGHVIDGKILIPATCYLQYVWETFSLMYHGPSYMDVPIEFEDVRFIRATNMTLNGSVELNVMIHYGTGQFEITESGNLVVTGRIREIENPAIPNIHEPYKDSEFPMLSKKDFYKELRLRGYHYNGAFRAVTLARGDGLYGKVEWKYNWVTFMDAMLQIEILGTDSRALLIPTKIRKLRINGSHHFDLMTKMDPENRVFDVYVEPKYDRIVAGGIELIGLHASPVQRRKAPGIPVLERYQFVSHFPSPTLDITEAVRMCVQLALETTPVLKLKIVEVGAKNKEPVVTKFVEAVEDLPLVTGDFLLFTDQQVDDIAGVHIENAKFVKQTNCHFIIANGLSHEENVTTVKAAYKSLVEKGFLVTRENKFKPTHSATTFENFNLIANIRLCGDEQLLLLQKVGKKLTFEPLVIQISEEDNEFEWITHIQTCLSNKTPVVLYSYNQNSNGIIGLVNCLRKEPDGNLISCFYIDDNNAPAFDLANSFYNSQYALGLAINVYYQGQWGSYRHLQLLCHESPQPRSDHIYGNVMQRGDLSTLCWLEGPLDINKCSVRIVYSSLNFRDVMLATGRLAVELYGSSRLAQLCVLGLEFSGINTKTGRRVMSMVAKAGVASYNESPSKFIWDVPDNWTLQEAATVPVVYITVYYAFFMTADIRKGKSILIHAGTGGVGIAAIRVALAYNLEVFTTCSTELKKQFLLKTFPKLKESHIGNSRDTSFETMIQHETNGKGVDFVLNSLAEDKLLASVRCLGYGGHFLEIGKFDMSNDTKLGMSCFLKEITFHGVLADRLEFASDEDIEYLKHMVDVDIEKGIIQPLPCTIFPAHEIEEAFRHLIGGKHIGKVLIQVRESSESKLTLPVKVLKQIYFKPDVSYIIPGGLGGFGLELADWMVTRGARKLILSSSRGISKDYQAYRIALWESYGCKVIVSTFDISTIEGCIALLNLAENVGPVAGIFNLAVVLRDGIFTNQTKEKFLESLAPKAIATKNLDQLSRLHCPHLEYFVVFSSVSCGRGNAGQSNYGMANSIMERIVENRVKDGYPGKAIQWGAVGEVGLVADMAEDKIDMEIGGTLQQRLSSCLYELDTLLSTPDAVVSSMVVAEKRSGRLGNESILDTIMNIMGIRDLKSISLGTTLSEMGMDSLMAVEIKQTLERDFDLILTPQDLRALTFQKLQEYADARDRESTDAVKMIFASDTNLLGMEILLRNLGDETRCNEVMIPLKTAADVTKQSMPPNIIIPGLEGTAGQAWYNIGSYIKNNTNVLQLHKFSECTTVKEVAEACFEDVKAELKSTEPFYIIGYSFGSFIALKLAAMLEKAGFRGQLLLIDGSPHFLKKLTLAHLGEDFNDNDLYNLLLSSIVKQIFPEETQELVALEFSEREELTNKMLKFVEYVNKQDLYSEEYAKNIVHAMFRRLRMTANYDLNTSDILTTPIVLIRPAEVSLQDIEEDYCLSKITKGKIVLKVIEGNHTSMLDNPLLPQLINEMDPSLQEDKNFEEYIRDVKPITPVL; translated from the exons ATGTCAAGTAATAACGAAACACAGAAGTTAGACCTTTCTTTAATTAAGGAAACAGcttcaaaaaaacataaaaaatattcaagatcATTTCCTGAATCTGAAGGCGATGAAATTGTTATCTCCGGAATGGCAGGAAAATTTCCAAACTCTCATAATATTGCGGAGTTTGAGCGAAATCTCTACAATAAG attgaTATGGTGGATGATGATGAGCGACGCTGGCGGCATTTCCATCCCGAGATCCCAAAGCGATCaggaaaaatttacaatttggaaaaatttgacgCAACATTTTTTGGCGTTCATTTTAAACAAGCCCATACGATGGATCCTCAAACACGTATTTTAATCGAGACTGCATATGAAGCTGTAATAGATGCCGGCATAAATCCGAAAAGTCTATGCGGTACAAAAACTGGTGTTTATATTGGTTCCTGTATATCTGAATCGGAGAAGACATGGTTTTATGAAAAAGTGTCTTCTGGTGGTTTTGGTATGACTGGATGCAGTCGAGCAATGATGGCAAATAGAATTTCGTATTGCTTAGGCTTACAAGGCCCATCCTTTTTATTGGATACAGCTTGTTCTAGCTCAATGTATGCCTTAGACAATGCTTTCTCCGCTTTGCGTAATGGAGAAATAGACGCAGCTATTATTGGTGGATCAAATTTAATATTGCACCCATTTGTAACACTCCAGTTTGCCAG acttGGTGTACTTGCTCCTAATGGCTATTGTCGACCTTTTGATAAAAATGCATCTGGGTATACGCGATCTGAAGCTATAAGTTGTCTATTCTTACAACGTAAACGTGATGCTAAACGTATATATGCTAGCGTTGTTTACTCGAAAACCAATTGCGACGGGTATAAACCGGAAGGAATTACCTTCCCGTCTGGAAAACTTCAGGAGCAACTTATTGCTGAGTTTTATAATGAAATTGATATAAAACCTAATGATTTGGGTTACCTAGAAGCCCACAGTACTGGAACTGTGGTCGGAGACCCCGAAGAATGCCGAGCAATTGACAGCATATTATGTAGTCGGCGTGAGAAGCCTCTATTAGTTGGTTCAGTAAAATCAAATATAGGTCATTCGGAGGCAGCTTCTGCTGTTTGCTCTTTGGTGAAGGCATGTTTAGCATTTAAAAATGGGAAAATTGCTCCAAATATTAACTTCACAGAAGTAAAACCAGAAATTACTGCTTTATCGGAAGGCCGTCTGATTGTCGTAAAAGATGTCGTTGACCTAGAGAAATCATATATAGCTGTGAATTCTTTTGGTTTCGGTGGTGCCAATGCCCATGTACTTTTGAAAGGTTatgacaaaaagaaaataaattgcgGAGTGCCAAATGATGATATACCAAGGTTACTAACTTGGGCTGGAAGGACTGAGGATTCGGTTAATTATGTATTCAACGCTATAGAAAATCAACCCTTGGATGccgaattttttgctttattacaTAATATTCAAAAGGAAGAAGTTTCTGGCATGGTGTTTCGAGGATATgcagtttttgtaaaaaatggaaCCGACCTAGTGAAAACACAGGTCAGAGATGTACACCATTTCACCGGTATAAAACGTCCTATAGTCTGGGTGTTTAGCGGAATGGGTTCGCAGTGGGCCGAAATGGGAGCATCATTGCTTCAGATTCCTACATTTTTGCATTCCATTGAGCAGAGCCATAAGACTCTACAATCGAAAGGACTTGACTTAATGAACATACTCACATCCGCAGATCACAGTACATTCGAAAATATAATGCACTCCTTCGTAGGAATAGCCGCAATTCAAATCGGATTGGTAGATGTCTTGCGCTCATTAAACATAGAGCCCGACTACATTATTGGTCATTCAGTAGGTGAGTTGGGCTGCGGCTATGCCGATGGATGCTTTACTGCAGAACAAATGATTCTAGCTGCTTATTACCGTGGAAAAGTCAGTCTGGAAATTGAGAAAATAAAAGGATCAATGGCAGCTGTGGGAATGGGGTATAGGAAGATTATTAATATAATTCCAGATGGCATTGAAGTAGCTTGTCGGAATAGTGCGGAATCTTGTACCATTTCCGGGCCAGCTGAAGATATAGCAAAATTTGTGGAAGAgttaaaagctaaaaatatttttgcgaaagAAGTACCTTGCTCAAATATTGCTTATCATTCTCGTTATATAGCTCATATGGGTCCtgatttgtttaaatatttacaacaaatcaTACCAGATCCAAAACCAAGAAGTTCAAAATGGTTGAGTACAAGTGTACCTAAAGAAGATTGGGAGCAATTTGGACGTAATCTATGTTCAGCAGAGTATCACACCAACAATCTTCTGAATAGCGTATTATTTGAAGAAACATTTGAAATGCTACCCAAAAATTCTTTAACTATTGAAATTGCACCCCACGGATTACTCCAAGCAATACTCAAACGTTCAATGCCCAATGGTATTCATATTCCGCTCACACAACggaacaacagcaataatacccTGTTTTTCCTCACGGCATTAGGAAA atTGTTTAGCAGTGGGGTAACGTTCCCGGTAGAAAATTTATATTCGAAAATTGAATTCCCAGTATCGAAGGGTACTCCTGGAATCAGCTCGTTAATTCGCTGGGATCATAGTGAAGACTGGTTTGTGACGAAATATGAGAACATGAAAACTAAATCGAGTGGAGAAcgcttatttaaaataaacttaagtAGCGATAATGAGGAATTTATGAGCGGGCATGTTATTGATGGGAAAATACTAATTCCGGCTACATGCTACCTTCAATATGTTTGGGAAACATTCTCTTTGATGTATCATGGTCCAAGCTACATGGATGTTCCGATTGAGTTCGAGGACGTACGATTCATACGTGCGACAAATATGACTTTGAATGGAAGTGTGGAACTGAATGTAATGATTCACTATGGAACAGGGCAATTCGAG attaCCGAGTCGGGAAACTTGGTAGTGACGGGGCGAATAAGAGAAATTGAAAATCCAGCAATTCCAAATATTCACGAACCATATAAGGATTCGGAATTCCCAATGTTATCTAAGAAAGACTTTTACAAAGAGCTTAGGCTGAGAGGATATCACTATAATGGTGCTTTCCGCGCAGTGACACTAGCGCGTGGAGATGGTTTATATGGAAAAGTAGAATGGAAATATAATTGGGTAACATTTATGGATGCAAtgttacaaattgaaattttgggaACTGATTCACGTGCCTTGCTAATACCAACAAAAATTCGGAAATTAAGGATTAATGGCTCTCACCATTTTGACCTCATGACTAAAATGGATCCTGAAAATAGAGTTTTTGATGTTTACGTTGAGCCTAAATATGATCGCATTGTTGCCGGTGGTATTGAACTAATTGGACTACATGCTAGCCCAGTTCAAAGACGTAAAGCTCCCGGAATACCTGTGCTCGAAAGATATCAATTTGTTTCACATTTTCCATCACCAACTCTGGATATAACAGAAGCAGTTCGTATGTGCGTCCAGTTAGCCCTTGAAACTACTCCagtattaaaactaaaaattgtggAAGTAGGCGCGAAGAATAAAGAACCGGTCGTAACGAAATTTGTAGAAGCAGTTGAAGATTTACCATTGGTAACAGGGGATTTTCTGCTCTTTACAGATCAACAAGTTGATGATATAGCCGGTGTTCATatagaaaatgcaaaatttgtcaAACAAACCAACTGCCATTTTATAATTGCTAATGGTCTAAGCCATGAGGAAAACGTTACAACAGTAAAAGCAGCATATAAAAGTTTAGTTGAAAAAGGCTTTTTAGTTACGAGAGAAAACAAATTCAAGCCTACTCATAGTGCaacaacttttgaaaatttcaatctAATAGCAAATATCCGTTTGTGTGGTGATGAGCAACTGTTATTATTGCAAAAGGTTGGAAAAAAACTGACATTTGAGCCGTTAGTTATACAAATTTCTGAAGAAGATAATGAATTTGAATGGATTACCCATATACAAACATGTCTTTCTAACAAAACACCAGTTGTTCTATATTCCTACAACCAAAACTCAAATGGTATTATTGGACTTGTGAACTGCTTACGTAAGGAGCCAGATGGAAATCTAATTTCGTGCTTTTATATTGACGATAATAATGCACCAGCTTTTGATTTGGCAAATTCGTTTTATAACAGCCAATACGCCTTAGGACTTGCCATTAATGTATATTATCAG GGTCAATGGGGTTCTTATAGACATTTACAGTTGTTGTGTCATGAATCTCCACAACCAAGATCTGATCATATTTACGGAAACGTTATGCAACGGGGTGATTTATCCACTTTATGCTGGTTGGAAGGGCCTTTGGACATTAATAAATGCTCTGTTCGAATTGTGTATTCATCGCTTAATTTCAGAGACGTTATGTTAGCAACTGGTCGATTAGCTGTTGAATTGTACGGTAGTAGTCGTCTTGCTCAGTTATGTGTATTAGGCTTAGAATTCTCTGGAATAAATACAAAGACCGGTAGACGTGTCATGAGCATGGTAGCAAAAGCTGGTGTTGCATCGTATAACGAAAGTCCGTCGAAATTCATTTGGGATGTTCCAGATAACTGgactctccaagaagctgctacCGTACCAGTTGTCTATATTACGGTATACTATGCGTTTTTTATGACCGCAGATATACGAAAAGGAAAAAGTATACTTATTCACGCTGGAACTGGTGGAGTAGGCATTGCAGCTATAAGGGTCGCCTTGGCATACAATCTTGAAGTATTCACAACTTGCAGTACAGAACTaaagaaacaatttttgttaaaaacattCCCAAAATTAAAAG AAAGTCACATTGGCAATTCTCGAGATACATCCTTTGAAACTATGATACAACATGAAACCAATGGCAAGGGCGttgattttgtactaaactctCTGGCTGAAGATAAATTATTGGCGTCAGTGCGCTGCTTGGGGTATGGTGGACATTTCTTAGAAATTGGAAAGTTTGATATGTCAAATGACACCAAACTTGGGATGAGCTGCTTCCTCAAAGAGATAACGTTCCATGGTGTTCTGGCCGACAGACTAGAATTTGCTTCAGATGAGGATATTGAA TATTTGAAACATATGGTGGATGTTGACATTGAAAAAGGAATTATTCAACCCCTTCCATGTACGATTTTCCCTGCACATGAAATTGAAGAAGCGTTTAGGCATCTCATAGGAGGGAAACATATTGGAAAGGTTTTAATTCAAGTCCGAGAGAGTTCCGAATCGAAACTAACGCTGCCAGTGAAAGTCTTAAAACAGATTTACTTTAAACCGGACGTTAGCTATATAATACCGGGTGGTTTAGGTGGTTTTGGCTTAGAGTTGGCTGATTGGATGGTAACACGAGGCGCACGTAAATTGATTCTGAGTTCCAGTCGGGGTATATCGAAAGACTATCAAGCTTACAGAATAGC ATTATGGGAGAGCTACGGTTGTAAAGTCATTGTTAGCACTTTTGATATTAGCACGATTGAGGGCTGTATAGCTCTCCTTAATCTTGCTGAAAACGTGGGACCTGTTGCTGGAATTTTCAATTTAGCTGTCGTTTTGAGAGACGGAATATTTACAAACCAAACCAAGGAAAAGTTTTTAGAAAGCTTAGCTCCGaaagcaatagcaacaaaaaatttagacCAACTATCTAGATTACATTGTCCGCATTTGgaatattttgttgtattttcgaGTGTTTCATGCGGGCGTGGCAACGCTGGACAATCTAATTACGGCATGGCTAATTCAATCATGGAACGAATAGTTGAAAATCGTGTTAAAGATGGTTATCCCGGAAAAGCAATCCAATGGGGAGCGGTTGGTGAAGTTGGTTTAGTGGCAGATATGGCTGAAGATAAAATTGACATGGAAATTGGTGGAACTCTGCAGCAACGCCTTTCATCTTGCTTATATGAGTTGGACACATTGTTATCTACCCCAGATGCAGTAGTTTCTAGTATGGTAGTAGCTGAAAAACGTTCCGGCCGCTTAGGTAATGAAAGCATTCTTGATACAATCATGAATATTATGGGCATACGAGATTTGAAGTCAATTTCATTGGGAACCACACTTTCTGAAATGGGAATGGACTCCCTCATGGCTGTCGAAATAAAGCAAACTTTGGAGAGAGATTTCGATCTTATATTAACACCACAAGATTTACGTGCCCTTACATTCCAAAAACTGCAAGAATATGCAGATGCCCGGGACAGAGAGAGTACGGACGCTGTTAAAATGATATTTGCTTCAGACACTAATCTTTTAGGAATGGAAATCTTATTAAGAAATTTGGGCGACGAAACACGTTGTAATGAAGTTATGATACCTCTTAAGACAGCGGCAGATGTTACAAAACAGTCTATGCCGCCAAACATTATAATACCAGGTTTAGAGGGTACAGCAGGCCAAGCTTGGTATAATATCGGATCATACATTAAGAATAATACAAATGTTTTACAACTCCACAAATTTAGTGAATGTACAACAGTTAAGGAAGTTGCCGAAGCATGTTTTGAA GACGTAAAAGCAGAATTAAAATCTACAGAACCGTTTTATATCATTGGATATTCATTTGGATCATTTATTGCACTAAAATTAGCTGCAATGCTTGAAAAGGCTGGCTTTCGAGGACAACTCTTGCTCATCGATGGATCACCACatttcctaaaaaaattaacCCTAGCGCACCTTGGGGAAGACTTCAATGATAACGATTTGTATAATTTACTCCTTTCAAGTATTGTGAAACAAATATTTCCGGAAGAAACCCAAGAATTAGTGGCTTTAGAATTCAGTGAACGGGAAGAACTAACAAACAAAATGCTTAAATTTGTggaatatgtaaacaagcaagaTTTATATAGCGAAGAATATGCAAAAAACATTGTGCATGCAATGTTTCGACGTTTACGAATGACGGCAAATTATGATCTAAATACTAGTGATATACTAACAACACCCATAGTTTTAATAAGGCCAGCAGAAGTATCTCTACAAGACATAGAAGAGGATTATTGTCtatcaaaaattacaaaaggaaaaattgttttaaaagttaTTGAAGGAAACCATACGTCAATGTTAGATAATCCATTGCTTCcacaattaattaatgaaatggaTCCCTCGCTTCAAGaagataaaaattttgaagaatacaTTCGCGATGTTAAGCCAATTACCCCCGTACtctaa